The Nitrospira sp. sequence AAAGTTAAAGGATACATTGAACAGCGCTGGCGCATTATAAGTGGCTGATAACGGGCTTGCAAGGGTCGGAATCAGCGGAATAACCAAGACAACCCGCTCACAAGGCCTTTAGCCAAACGGGTTCCCCTCAGGTGCCAAAACCGCCACCGAAGCGCGTGGCAACACCCAGGAACTATTGCCAGACACTACTTGGCAGGCGATGTATGAGACACGAGTATTTGAGGAATCTTGATGAAGTGGGCATCCGTAGTCACCACCGTCAAGCCATACTGCATAGCCGAAGCGGCAATCCACATATCGTTGGTGGGAATGGTGTTCCGGCCGTCCACAGACCGTTCAGAATCACCGCATATCGCTCCGCCGTGTCTTCATCCACTGGCACAATCGAGACTCTCGATGATGCCAAGAACTGCTTCAACCGTTCTTCATTTTTCTGCCTGGCTCGCCCCCGCAAGAATCCAACCCGCAACTCCCCCAACACCACGGGGTTGAGAAAGATTGCCTCCGCCGTCTGAATCGCCTCTTTTACCGCAAGATCGCCGCGCATAAATGCGGAGTAGGCCGAGGTATCGATCAAGATCCGGCTCACTTCCACTCCTCCGGATCAATGGCGCGCTGCCGGGCAAGCGTCTTTTCGAATGCCTCGGCCTCCTGCTTGCTCCATGATCCGGCTAGGGCGTCCAGATCATGATACCGGCGCACCGGCCGTGACTCCGATTCGCCGAGGTGATCCTGAAAAAGACTGATCACCACCTTATTGACGCTCACGCCTTTTTTCTTCGCCCGCTGACGGATCGTGCGATCCAGCGAAGCCGGAAGATTTCTCAACGTGACCGCTTTCATAGACCCTCCCTCTGCATCGAAGTATGCATCATCACGATACACGAGTAGTAACGCCTCGTTCGGCCGTCAATCACGGAGCGAGAGCACGCCAAGTCTCGACTCAACCACAGGCACGTTAGGATCAGGGGACTCGGAGAGGTGCCCCTACCCCACGAACAAGTGAAGTCCTCCAGGCGACGGAGAACTCTACGGGCAAGAGTCTGGATTGAAAGGCGAGAACAGCCGTCAAGAAGGGAACCGCGCCGCTCAATGTGGTCGAAGAAACCCTCAGCAAGCTTCAGGCGCTCCTCTAAGACAGGCCTCCGCTAGACGCCCCCGCCATCGAGGGACAAAGAGTCGTTGCGCTCACCGCCACAACCTTCTCCAGGCTGAACGCAAACCTCCTGCCAAACTCTGGGAATCCTCGGCGTGACGTTGCACGCCGGCCACCACTACGACGCGACGACCTGTCCGTCACGCAACAATCCCTAGAGACGCTCGATCATTGTAACTGCTTGAGGCTGTGCATATTATGCGCTATATTATGCGCATAATATTTCACAATGAGGTGCACCATGGCCGTCGCATACAAGAAAGAAGAAATACTCAGTGCGTCGAAAGTAGCGCGCTCATTCGGACAAGTCTTGGCTGATCTAAGCGGGAAACGCCGCCACCGCGTAGCGGTCGTCAAGAATAATCACTTGAAGGCAATCCTCCTCCCCATTGAGGACTACGAAACGATGGCAGAGGCTCTCGCCATTCTGGAACATCTTGAGATTTATCGTCTCGTGCAGCAGCGGAAAGGCAAGAAGCGCAGGAGCACCATCAGTCTCGACGCCATCCTGAAAGAACAACGCCTTGCGATATAGCGTCACCCTGACAGCGGACGCGGCAGACGACTTTCGCCATCTTGATGG is a genomic window containing:
- a CDS encoding PIN domain-containing protein, encoding MSRILIDTSAYSAFMRGDLAVKEAIQTAEAIFLNPVVLGELRVGFLRGRARQKNEERLKQFLASSRVSIVPVDEDTAERYAVILNGLWTAGTPFPPTICGLPLRLCSMA